In Campylobacter sp. MIT 99-7217, a single genomic region encodes these proteins:
- a CDS encoding heparinase II/III family protein has translation MIKNEMQKLLYEEILDTTETKPYQSIDFNNVNFLQNPFHHTSWIFILHKMDYLVELLEHYQESKDERALELILKILYSWNESVIGGGHLNNPWAFHDHATALRTCNLIKLYKFFMRQNFKRESDFLRSLLQIHLVKLLDEKFYSKMTNHGLDQSIALYQCAFELKDQKAKEKAIARINDELSFAFCEDGGHVENTPSYLHYGLIQVQRCLLLGQTLEGKESKIAFPMEIFKKACLNLGFFTQPNLRLPLIGDTQDFSPRDFVLNDLNIRDSLEYQNYLYLISSGINGQKPDNLELFLEKSGYVILRSSVEKDHFLNSLHFVFKCTHLSNYHRHNDDLSFTLFYDNEEWFLDSGLFEYAENNTLRKYLRSHKAHNLTSPNGVVAHTNLQRSKKTRIEKFINNEKYCEFEGFSYMFDHFENHRKITYDKKNLSFKINDTCKPLDQIATNSMKLNFKNKEKFYTTSFIIPSNKQILIDEKTNKISIQGQNKTCILIAKNFKGSIRLVKGYEKDGKFQGFISRKIGEKEKVYYLEFNHLDFNLNVDFFIFFLDNNAKENQAKIQEITQLELEILKEKYSALIHQTRNCLKPNALAYMWGKRWLEASKSFKKLLFVYFDMYKDLKTFRKQKEFKLQSIDFMIGGGH, from the coding sequence ATGATAAAAAATGAAATGCAAAAATTGTTGTATGAAGAAATTTTAGATACTACCGAGACTAAACCTTATCAAAGTATAGATTTTAACAATGTAAATTTTTTACAAAATCCTTTTCATCATACATCATGGATTTTTATTTTGCATAAGATGGATTATTTAGTAGAACTTTTAGAACATTATCAAGAAAGTAAAGATGAAAGGGCTTTAGAGCTTATTCTTAAAATTCTTTACTCTTGGAATGAAAGTGTTATAGGGGGGGGGCATTTAAATAATCCTTGGGCTTTTCATGATCACGCTACAGCCTTAAGAACTTGCAATCTTATTAAACTTTATAAGTTTTTTATGCGGCAAAACTTCAAAAGAGAAAGTGATTTTTTAAGATCTTTACTTCAAATCCACTTAGTTAAATTGCTTGATGAAAAATTTTATTCTAAAATGACTAATCACGGACTTGATCAAAGCATAGCACTCTATCAATGTGCCTTTGAGCTTAAAGATCAAAAAGCAAAAGAAAAAGCCATTGCTAGGATAAATGATGAGCTTAGTTTTGCTTTTTGTGAAGATGGAGGTCATGTAGAAAATACCCCCTCTTACCTCCACTATGGTTTAATACAAGTTCAAAGATGCCTTTTGCTTGGTCAAACTTTGGAAGGAAAGGAATCAAAGATCGCTTTTCCTATGGAGATTTTTAAAAAAGCATGTTTGAATTTGGGTTTTTTTACTCAGCCAAATTTAAGATTACCCCTTATAGGAGATACGCAAGATTTTAGTCCAAGAGACTTTGTTTTAAATGATCTTAATATAAGAGATTCTTTAGAGTATCAAAATTATCTTTATCTAATCTCAAGTGGCATAAATGGTCAAAAGCCAGATAATTTAGAGCTTTTTTTGGAAAAAAGTGGTTATGTGATCTTGCGTTCAAGCGTAGAAAAAGATCATTTTTTAAATTCTTTGCATTTTGTTTTTAAATGCACTCATTTAAGTAATTATCACAGACACAATGATGACTTGAGTTTTACACTTTTTTATGATAATGAAGAGTGGTTTTTAGATAGTGGTTTGTTTGAGTATGCAGAAAATAATACCTTGAGAAAATATCTAAGAAGCCATAAAGCCCACAACTTAACTAGTCCAAATGGTGTTGTAGCACATACAAACCTACAAAGAAGCAAAAAAACAAGGATAGAAAAATTTATCAATAATGAAAAGTATTGTGAATTTGAAGGTTTTTCTTATATGTTTGATCACTTCGAAAATCATAGAAAAATCACTTATGATAAGAAAAATTTATCATTTAAGATCAATGATACTTGCAAGCCATTAGATCAAATCGCCACAAATAGTATGAAACTAAATTTTAAAAATAAAGAAAAATTTTATACTACAAGTTTTATTATACCTAGTAATAAGCAAATTCTTATCGATGAAAAAACAAATAAAATAAGCATTCAAGGTCAAAATAAAACTTGTATTTTAATCGCAAAAAATTTTAAAGGCTCTATAAGACTTGTAAAAGGATATGAAAAAGATGGAAAATTTCAAGGTTTCATATCAAGAAAGATAGGTGAAAAAGAGAAGGTGTATTATCTTGAGTTTAATCATTTGGATTTTAATTTAAATGTTGATTTTTTTATATTTTTTCTTGATAATAACGCAAAAGAAAACCAAGCTAAAATACAAGAAATTACTCAACTAGAACTTGAGATCTTAAAAGAAAAGTATAGTGCTTTGATTCATCAAACAAGAAATTGTCTTAAGCCAAATGCCTTAGCCTATATGTGGGGTAAAAGGTGGCTTGAAGCAAGTAAATCTTTTAAAAAGCTCCTTTTTGTTTATTTTGATATGTATAAGGATTTAAAAACTTTTAGGAAGCAAAAAGAGTTCAAACTTCAAAGTATTGATTTTATGATAGGGGGGGGGCATTAA
- a CDS encoding polysaccharide deacetylase family protein translates to MNNVDYLEIKTLKIKEVTYIEIMHNDLFYIKSNKLHMIKNYNDCKDDELERQSVCLPYENVFSLLKIKDALFLTLGKDGQHFLGSLQNDGFKILTSVNTPYLEEYLELSKTKALALFNDVDNTNSAIYSIDLKGEVSKLNHQAHTKIYSIARVKNTIYANVKAKKGSEVYVIAKLDYLSRLKPENIFFSKGVFYKLVSKKDRVLMTADSFTQLVDKNSKSIFEDREIGKSGMQINSSLVIQTRLGRSYTFLSSWRRSKEHPLSCLYILRNETKRLYKKTDDITSFEEGLKWTGFHIHKTGFVKDYEQSFAFCNKFGYPLVLTIHNTLLKKNQNLSKILPCKEIPYADDKSVILENKIQISSKDTKNVSVSNLADLSPNKRTKYYITIDVEQHLKNIPFAITGEGLNPQCGVYLIMDILEKYSLKGVFFINIYEHKNFNDVIEKIIKDIDDRGHEVALHHHSNPSSKWTNNIIDYDLKEQIASLRYGKEFIEHITKKPCVSFRGGAYLINADTLKALQELGFKYESSAFALSKQDMVYKSINKLARYGSLVEFPVTTNFLPNYLSKIDINTQGNAKDMLDMMITHRKHGLTHIVTMLHSFSFIRWQKGGDDTLKSKLRFTANRYAVGVNNKLIKEFDDFCRFMSLHDEFENSTFEELKDEDIVYAIEHDRDILPKDKFIFNTHDFCPICKKEVRFASYRSRKKALCPNCRSLERMRLKYLYLERIYKIYEQNTKNILHIGPAMCVYNELKKISWHNYLTSDPFSDAIYKYPLEKMPFEKGFFNLIICVGILMHVLDDDKCLLEMIRLLSSDGKMILWLGGLSEEKTEERYDRSDFDKMIATDFSYPQDLSKGQTIELPDGKIGYNPRFSTRTYGKDVLTKLEKFGLDYELFYAKDLVGFQRYGIREDDLLIIANKRV, encoded by the coding sequence ATTACTTAGAAATCAAAACACTAAAAATTAAAGAAGTAACTTATATTGAGATTATGCATAATGATTTGTTTTATATAAAATCAAATAAATTGCATATGATCAAAAATTATAATGATTGCAAAGATGATGAGCTTGAAAGACAAAGTGTTTGTTTGCCTTATGAAAATGTTTTTTCTTTACTAAAAATTAAAGATGCTCTTTTTCTTACCCTGGGTAAAGACGGACAGCATTTTTTAGGAAGTTTGCAAAATGATGGGTTTAAAATCCTCACATCTGTAAATACTCCTTATCTTGAAGAGTATTTAGAACTTTCAAAAACTAAGGCTCTAGCTCTTTTTAATGATGTAGATAATACAAATTCGGCAATTTATAGCATTGATTTGAAGGGAGAGGTAAGCAAACTAAACCACCAAGCACATACGAAGATATATTCTATAGCAAGGGTAAAAAATACTATCTATGCCAATGTAAAGGCAAAAAAAGGAAGTGAAGTTTATGTTATAGCTAAGCTTGATTATCTTTCGAGGTTAAAACCCGAAAATATCTTTTTTAGTAAGGGTGTATTTTATAAGCTTGTTTCGAAAAAAGATAGAGTCTTAATGACAGCAGATTCTTTTACGCAGCTTGTGGATAAAAATTCAAAATCTATTTTTGAGGATAGGGAAATTGGCAAAAGTGGAATGCAAATCAACTCTTCTTTAGTTATACAAACGAGGCTTGGTAGAAGCTACACCTTTTTAAGTTCATGGAGAAGAAGCAAAGAACACCCTTTGAGTTGTTTATATATCTTAAGAAATGAAACAAAAAGACTTTATAAAAAAACTGATGATATAACTTCTTTTGAAGAAGGTCTAAAATGGACCGGCTTTCATATTCATAAAACAGGTTTTGTAAAAGACTATGAGCAAAGTTTCGCATTTTGCAATAAATTTGGATACCCTTTAGTATTAACAATACACAATACCTTACTCAAGAAAAATCAAAATTTATCTAAGATACTGCCTTGTAAAGAAATTCCATATGCTGATGATAAGAGCGTGATTTTAGAAAATAAAATTCAAATTTCATCTAAAGACACGAAAAATGTATCAGTATCAAATCTTGCCGATCTTTCACCAAATAAAAGAACAAAATATTATATCACTATAGATGTAGAGCAGCATTTAAAAAATATTCCTTTTGCTATAACAGGAGAGGGGTTAAATCCTCAGTGTGGGGTGTATTTAATTATGGATATTTTAGAAAAATATTCTCTTAAGGGAGTATTTTTTATAAATATTTATGAGCATAAAAATTTTAATGATGTGATTGAAAAAATCATTAAGGATATAGATGATAGAGGTCATGAAGTTGCCTTGCATCATCATTCTAACCCTAGTTCTAAATGGACAAATAATATCATAGATTATGATTTAAAAGAGCAAATTGCTTCTTTAAGATATGGAAAAGAATTTATAGAACATATCACAAAAAAACCTTGCGTATCCTTTAGAGGTGGAGCTTATTTGATTAACGCTGATACGCTTAAAGCTTTACAAGAGCTAGGATTTAAATACGAAAGTTCCGCTTTTGCCCTTTCAAAACAAGATATGGTATATAAAAGCATAAATAAATTAGCTCGTTATGGTTCTTTAGTGGAGTTTCCTGTAACAACAAATTTTTTACCCAACTATCTTAGTAAGATAGATATAAACACTCAGGGCAATGCAAAGGATATGCTTGATATGATGATCACACACCGAAAACATGGCTTAACTCATATAGTAACCATGCTTCATTCCTTTTCTTTTATTAGGTGGCAAAAAGGAGGAGATGATACTTTAAAAAGTAAGCTTAGATTTACTGCAAATCGTTATGCTGTTGGAGTAAATAACAAGCTTATCAAAGAATTTGATGATTTTTGCCGGTTTATGTCTTTGCATGATGAGTTTGAAAATTCTACCTTTGAAGAACTTAAAGATGAAGATATTGTTTATGCTATTGAGCATGATAGGGATATTTTGCCAAAGGATAAATTTATTTTTAATACTCATGATTTTTGTCCAATTTGTAAAAAAGAAGTTCGTTTTGCCTCTTATCGTTCAAGAAAAAAAGCACTTTGTCCAAATTGTCGTTCATTAGAAAGAATGCGTTTAAAATACCTTTATTTAGAACGAATTTATAAAATTTACGAGCAAAATACAAAAAATATTCTTCATATAGGACCTGCTATGTGCGTTTATAATGAGCTTAAAAAGATATCTTGGCACAACTATCTCACAAGCGATCCTTTTTCTGATGCTATATATAAATATCCTTTAGAAAAAATGCCTTTTGAAAAAGGATTTTTTAATCTTATCATTTGCGTAGGTATTTTAATGCATGTTTTGGATGATGACAAGTGTCTTTTGGAGATGATAAGGCTCTTAAGTTCTGATGGAAAAATGATTTTGTGGCTTGGAGGACTTAGTGAGGAAAAGACTGAAGAAAGATATGATAGATCTGATTTTGATAAAATGATAGCCACTGATTTTTCATATCCTCAAGATCTTTCAAAGGGACAAACTATAGAGCTTCCTGATGGAAAGATAGGGTACAATCCAAGATTTAGCACAAGAACTTATGGAAAAGATGTTTTAACTAAGTTAGAGAAATTCGGTTTAGACTATGAACTTTTTTATGCAAAAGATCTTGTTGGTTTTCAAAGATATGGGATTAGAGAAGATGATTTACTTATCATTGCAAATAAAAGGGTGTAA
- a CDS encoding heparinase II/III family protein codes for MLDFPINWTQNPYKVPSFAHHLNSLRWLDQHSLKEIKMVLKDFYNFHIVQKRQNRYYTNIKGDHATTIRLYFLERFLKSFLELKDEEGMLVVKSLIIQDLLNLQRPSMYRKGHNHGIMSDSVLMYFALKKDFRASVDIVPIIKRSLKTFYHMWYKNGETTEHSLTYQEFNLGESIRYIRYLKEIFKTYPFSFVEKLRLLLTKKDIDFHILVSQTRKLCGFMLRSDETYFPLGDSTREPIKSILYSHINKNASSITQALEPFSKEHGLYFTPRFVAFRNETLHFASTCQHFSNSHKQNDEFHFCLDINQECIFDDCGHADFTNAETAELMSCEKTHSTITISNIEYSPKKFSNFNSKINSANINDEVLEVIMQHQRINHVKMQRIFLLDTKNISLHIQNHIEIFDMNLIHEDLEFRFVLSPSIVFEIFNENLVRLRSEQQNYYLKCVDDLCYSVDSQTIPYLASYPNLQTTNMLIFKKHISSSKEKLDFIFYKDMNDEVIS; via the coding sequence ATGCTAGATTTTCCTATAAATTGGACACAAAATCCATACAAAGTTCCTTCTTTTGCTCATCACCTAAATTCTTTACGCTGGCTTGATCAACATAGCCTTAAGGAAATCAAAATGGTTCTTAAGGATTTTTATAATTTTCATATCGTGCAAAAAAGGCAAAATCGTTATTATACCAATATAAAAGGCGATCATGCTACTACAATCAGGCTTTATTTTTTAGAAAGATTTTTAAAATCTTTTTTAGAACTTAAAGATGAAGAGGGGATGCTTGTGGTTAAAAGTCTAATCATTCAAGATTTATTAAATTTGCAACGCCCATCGATGTATAGAAAAGGACATAATCATGGTATAATGAGCGATAGTGTTTTGATGTATTTTGCTTTAAAGAAAGACTTTAGAGCAAGTGTTGATATTGTTCCAATCATTAAGCGTTCTTTAAAAACTTTTTATCATATGTGGTATAAAAATGGCGAAACAACAGAGCATTCTCTTACTTATCAAGAGTTTAATTTAGGGGAAAGTATAAGATATATTAGGTATTTAAAGGAAATTTTTAAAACTTATCCTTTTTCTTTCGTTGAAAAATTAAGATTGTTACTAACTAAAAAAGATATAGATTTTCATATCTTAGTTTCGCAAACAAGAAAATTATGTGGTTTTATGCTAAGATCTGATGAAACTTATTTTCCTTTAGGGGACTCTACAAGAGAGCCTATAAAATCTATCCTTTATTCCCATATAAACAAAAATGCTTCTAGTATAACTCAAGCTTTAGAGCCTTTTTCAAAAGAGCATGGCCTTTATTTTACTCCTCGCTTTGTTGCTTTTAGGAATGAAACTTTACATTTTGCAAGCACTTGTCAGCATTTTTCAAACTCCCATAAGCAAAATGATGAATTTCATTTTTGTTTGGATATAAATCAAGAATGTATTTTTGATGATTGCGGTCATGCTGATTTTACAAATGCAGAAACCGCAGAACTTATGTCTTGCGAAAAGACACATTCTACTATCACTATATCAAATATCGAATATAGCCCTAAAAAATTTTCAAATTTTAATTCAAAAATAAATTCAGCAAACATAAATGATGAAGTGTTAGAAGTTATCATGCAACACCAAAGAATAAATCATGTCAAAATGCAAAGAATATTTTTACTCGATACAAAAAATATTTCTTTACATATACAAAACCATATAGAAATCTTTGATATGAATTTAATTCATGAAGATTTAGAATTTCGTTTTGTTTTATCTCCTAGTATTGTCTTTGAAATATTTAATGAAAATCTTGTAAGGCTCAGAAGTGAGCAACAAAACTATTATCTGAAATGCGTTGATGATTTATGCTATAGTGTTGATAGCCAAACAATACCTTATCTAGCAAGTTATCCAAACTTACAAACAACAAATATGCTTATTTTTAAGAAACATATTTCAAGCTCTAAGGAAAAGCTTGATTTTATATTTTATAAGGATATGAATGACGAAGTTATCTCATAG